The nucleotide sequence TCGCGTCAGGCTCTCCAGGATGACCAAAAGAAGGTGTTGGCCTCGAAGCAAGCTATCGAAGGCCAGGTCGCTCAGGTGACCGCCAAGTTCACCCAGGAAAAGAAGGTGATGGACAAGGAAAAGGGAGACCTCGAAAAGCTGGTGGAAGGCTTGAAGAAGGTTAACCAGGACTTCCAGCCTCAGATCACCGATCGTCCAGACGGCAAGGTTGTCTGGTCGAACCAGCGAGAACAGACCGTCTGGATCAACCTCGGTTCGCAAGACTTGCTGCGTCCTCAGATGACTTTCAGCGTCTTCCCAGTCGGTCAGGAAAACCTGGCGGGTATCGATCCTAAGGCCACGATCGAAGTCACCAAGATTCACGATCGTCACCAGGCCGAAGCTCGTATCACCAACTTCGATGTTTCGAACCCAGTGATGCCTGGCGATACCATCTTCACCCCAACCTGGACTCCAGGACGTCCAGAGAAGTTCGCAATCGTCGGTTTCATCGACATCGATGGCGACGACAAGGACGACTCGGAAATGCTGCGTGGTATCATCGAAACGGCTGGCGGCGTGGTCTCGGCTTACGTCGACGAAACCGGCAGCATCAAGGGTGCGTTGACCCCAGACATTCGTTACCTGATCCTCGGCGAACGCCCAACCGAAAAGACTTCGGAAGGCGGCCTCGCAGCTTACTCGCAGATGAACGAAGCTGCCCGAGCCAACGGTATCCAGGCCATCCGCGTCGACCAGTTCATCGACTGGGCCGGCTATGTCGGAGCCGAAGAATTGGTTCGCTTGAATGCCGCCTCGAAGCTGGAAGAGCTCGAAGCTCAGGCCGAAAAGGAAAAGGCTGGCTTCCAGAAGCGTCGTCCAAGTGGCAACAGCGCTTTCTAAGCTGCCGATCTTCAATCAGCAAAACGGGAAAGGCCGAGAACATGTTCTCGGCTTTTTTCATGCGCGGTCTGCCTTGATCCACCGGCACTCCCATCGGCTGGGTCGATGAGCAAAAGCATCGAATCGCTCTCCCCTTCAGGCCGCGAGAGCGACTATAACCTACTCCGTTCGTTATTGGTTTCATCTCACCAAGGCACAAGGAAGTCCAACACATGATTGTCACGACAGCCAACGATATCGCCGGCTACGAAATCGTCGAATACCTCGGAGTCGTTCGCGGCATCATCGTTCGCTCGACGGGGATTGCCCGTGGGTTTGTCGGTGGGATCCGCTCGATCGCAGGCGGCAATATCCCCGAATACGTCGCCGTGTGTGAAGAAGCCCGCGGCCATGCTTATCAACTGCTGATCGAGCACGCGGAACAAGTTGGCGCCGATGGCATCATCGCCATGCGTTACGACGGCAGCGAATTCATGCAGGGATCGACCGAAGTGTTGGCCTACGGAACGGCCGTAAAGATCCGTCCCATCGCTGGTTAAACAACGAGTGACTCTTCTTGCTTCCGATTTTTATCGGCTGCCATCGCCTGTTGCCACAGATGGTAGCCAAAGAAGATCTCGCCCAGCTTGCAAATCTCGCCGTGCAGGTCGTGGAACTTCTCCAACTGCATGGCCGAGATCAGCAAGCGAGGATCGACGAACAGACTAGCTGGGTGAGCCAGTTGCAGTTCGCGGCTCACCTTACGGAGCAACGTCGTCTCGTTGGTGTTCAACTCGTGTCGCCGACAGAGATCCCAGAACAATCGCTGAGGGTTGTCCAGGTTCCATGCAAAGTCGTTGTCCTGCCAACGCGTTAAAGCCCAGATGAGCGAAGCGACGGTCAGAACCGAGAGTCCCAGCACGAATAAGTGGGGAATATTCAAGTGAGCCGACTCGGCACGGAAGTGATCTCCCATCGCCGTGAAGTCGGCTTCGCGGTCGGCCAAGAGAACCAAGTTCCAGAGGGCTGTCATAGGTTCGTTCCTTATGTCTTCAGACGACCTTCGCCCGGAGACGATTCGGTCGTGGGAGGAACGAACTTGTTGCCAGCAATCTTTCGCAGGCTCTCTTCCGCATTTTCGCGAACTCGCACGTTACGATCGAGCATCGCGTTTCGGAGTGCGTTCACCGCGGTGGACGACGAACAGTGGCCCAGCAGCTTGGCCGCTTCGGCTCGCAGAAAATAGTCGTCGTGCTGCATCGCCTTGATCAAATCAGGTTCCATATCGATGTGATTTTCCATCACATCAATCACCTTCAAGGCTCGCATGCGGCGATAAGAAGCGTCACTGGTTAGCTCTGCCGCTAACAACCGCTGGGTATTCACATCGATACCACGCACCAGGCGTCCGTTGTTCTTTTGGGCGTCGGGGCTCATCTTATCGAAAGCGGCCAGATACCGAGGGAAATTGAACTCGGCCAGCGCTTTGCGAACCGTGTCTTGCACGATAAGCTGTGGGCTATCGAGATGCTGCAGCAACAGCTTGATTGCCCCAGGAATGCCACGTGGACGAAGCTGACGCAACGCTTCGGCCCGGACTGC is from Bremerella sp. JC817 and encodes:
- a CDS encoding YbjQ family protein; this encodes MIVTTANDIAGYEIVEYLGVVRGIIVRSTGIARGFVGGIRSIAGGNIPEYVAVCEEARGHAYQLLIEHAEQVGADGIIAMRYDGSEFMQGSTEVLAYGTAVKIRPIAG